GAGCGTTTCAGTCAGGCTCTCTTCATGCGCCGATTTCTGCTCTTTTTTTTCGGTAAATCGGCTGATGTCCATGCCCGATCGGCGGGCAACCAGTTCAACCGCCTCCGGAAAGGAGAGCTTTTCCACCTCCATGACAAAGTTGAAAACGTTCCCCCCCTTTCCACTTGAAAAGCATTTGAAGAGCTGCTTGTCGGGTGAAACAACAAACGACGGTGTTTTCTCCCTCGTAAAGGGAGAGAGGGCCTTATAGTTATGTCCTGCAGGCTGCAGCGTGAGGTAATCAGAGATAATCTCAACAATATCAGCCGCCTGTCGGACCTCATCAACGATTGCCGGAGGGATCATGCGCCTCTTCTTTGTCTGTAATATTGTTGCAGGAACACGTACCTTTTTTTCTTTTGATGATCGATTACTGTTGAAAAATCATCAGCTTATTTACTAAATTCAACACTGATACCGTTGTCGTTTCAACTGAGCCTCTCTTTTTCAGCTTTCTGTGCATGACAAGAGTACTGTTTTTTATCGTATTCCCTTTGCAGACGATGGTTTCTGCAGCTTCTCAATCGGTACTGCAGTATAGCAAATTGCAGAGTGGTTCATAACGCTTCGTTTACTTTCAGGATAGTCAAAAATAAATAAGAGTCTATGAAACAGGGTTTTTTTACTGCTGCGCTCATTGTTGTAACCTATGTGGTTTCTCTGGGCTTCTATGTATGGATGGGTACTACGCCTCCGGAATCAATATTCCATGCCATATGGAAAGGCGGCCCGGTTGTCTCGGTGCTGATGGCGCTCATCCTGATGCTGATAGCCTATATTGTCGAGCGTATCATCGCTCTCAACAAGGCTTCCGGAAAAGGCAATATTCCGGAATTTGTGCGCAGCCTTAAACAGGATATTGATAACGGCTCTATTGACCAGGCCATTGCAAAATGTGACGATCATCAAAGCTCTCTTGCCGCCGTCCTTCGTACAGTGCTTGACCGATACAAGAAACTCGTTCAGCATAACGTGACTGATCGTGAAAAAAAGATCAGTGAGATGGAAAAGGCTGTTGAAGAGGCAACAATTATGGAGATGCCGCTCCTCGAAAAAAACCTTGTAGCAATTTCCACCATTGCCTCGATATCGACCATGGTCGGTCTTCTTGGAACAACGCTTGGCATGATCCGTGCCTTTGCCGCCATGGCCACCAGTGGCGCCCCTGATGCCGTGCAGCTTTCGCTTGGTATCTCTGAAGCGCTCTTCAATACGGCAATCGGTATTCTTGGAGGTATTATGGGTATTGTGACCTATAACGTCTTCACCAGCAGGGTTGACCGTTTCAGTTACATGATTGATGAAGCGGCCTTCTATATTATACAGACTCTTGGAACCGGTAAACCGGAATAATTGCTGATGTCGAGAATCAAGGCTAAACGGATCGGGTTCAGGATTGATATGACTCCCATGGTGGATGTCGCGTTTCTTCTGTTGACCTTTTTCATGCTCACCACGAAGTTCCGGCCTCCTGAGGTTGTCAAGATCGATCTCCCCTCATCTCATTCGGAGTTGAAACTTCCCGAATCAGATGTTCTGACGGTGACCGTTGGTGGTGACAATACCTTTTTCATGGGGGTCTCCTCACAGCAGTCGAGGGTGAAAATATTCAATGCTGTCGTCAAACCGAAGCTTCAGGCGGCGGGATTATCTTCGGTTGCAGTAGCGGATTCACTGAAAAAATTCAAACTTGCTGAAAATTTCCGGGTAGGGCGCGATGAACTCGACAAATTTGTTGTTATGGCTCGCTTTGCCGATCAGAAACTTCGTCCGGTAATCCGTGCTGATGCCGATGCGGGATTTGATGCCGTCAACCACGTTATCAAGGTCTACAAAAAGGCAAACCTGCTTACCTTCAACCTCATTACCGTTCTTGAAAGGGAGGCACGCTGACCATGGGTATTGTTGACTCTCCAAATGGACGCCGGAGCAATAAAAAAGGGAGAAAGCACTCAAAAAGGATCGGCTTTCATCTCGATATGACACCGATGGTTGATGTCGCATTTCTTCTGCTCACCTTTTTTATGCTGACAACGACCTTTTCAAAAGCCAACACGATGGAGATCAATATTCCACCGGACAAGGCTGAGGTAAAGGTTGTCGAGTCGAACGTTATGACACTCAGGATTGCCGATAACGTTATGGCCTATTGTTCACTGGGCGATGAAGCGCCCCGCAGGATTCCACTGTACGATCCCCTCGATACCCACCAGTTGGCATTGAGCGGGGAGCTGCGTCAGCTTCTCAGGCAGCAGACAGCGGCGAATACGAAACTGGTCATTGTGGTCAAGATCAGTGAAAAGGCAAAGTATAAACACCTGGTCGATATTATTGACGAGCTGAACCTCATGAAAATCGACCGGTTCAGTCTCGATGACTATACGGAGCAGGATGCAGTCGAAATACAGAGGGCTATTTAATTCAGGGAGAGGAATCAGAAAAGGAGTTTGTACAGGTGTCTTCAAAACTCGATAACATGCATGAGGAAGCTCGCAAAAAGGCCCTTTCATGGTCTTTTCAGGAGGAGTTTCTTGATACCGACCGCTTGCGACAGTTGTCGTACGGTAATCTTGTTCTCCGCCGTCAGGCACATCTTTTTCTCAGCCACGGCGTTATTACCGCAATTGTGCTGCTTGGCTGTTTCTGGCTCGTTACGGCCAACTGGCAGACTCTTGTCTCCTTGACAGGATTGTTCAAAAAAGATGAACCCATGGTTGAGTGCTATGAAGTTGTGACCAGTGTGACACAGCTTCCGCCACCTCCACCGCTTGATATCCCGGAACCTGTTCCGGTGACCCCCTCATCTCCGGCAGTTGCGGCCCCGCCCAATGTCGGCAAAATCAAACAGGTCAGCCAGGAGGAGGTTCCTCTTCAGCAGACCCTTGCCACGCAAAAGGAGTTGAAACAGGCGATACAGACACAGGGCACCGGTTCAGGAAGCGGCAGCGCCTCTTCGGGCGATGAGGTGCCGATGTTTGTTCCCTGCGAAAAAATGCCCGGTTTTCTCGATCAGAAAAAGCCAGCCTATCCCGAGATGGCAAGAACCGCCGGTATAACGGGAAAGGTCTTTGTCAGCGTTCTTATCGGTGAAGATGGCAGGCCCATCAAGGCAAAGGTCATGAAACGTATTCCTGCCGATTGTGACGTGTTTGATGCTGTCGCCCTGAAGTCCGTCATGGAGTCGAAATACTATCCCGGCATACAGAACGGCAGCCCGATCAAGGTCTGGTTTACCGTTCCGATACGCTTTCAGCTCGACTGAGCTGGTCGCTTTTTTGCAGCTTTTGGGCGATAGAGCACGCCAAAGGCAACCCAGAGATAAGCCCCGATCAGCGCCACGGGGCTTATAAAGAGGGCGAAAATGCCGTCAACCTCCTTTTCAAGATACATTCCCCAGTAACTTGCGGCGATCACCAGAGCCCCGAGAGCAATCATGATGTAGTTGATGGCTCCCAGAGGCATGGTTACGGCTTTTTCAGCAGCTTTGTTCTGCAGTGGCTGCTTCTTCGGTAAAGATTTCATCAAGTACAGTGATACAGTGTTGAGCCTCTTCACGGCTGATGGTCAGTGGTGGCAGAAGCCTGATAACATTAACGCTGGTGGCATTGAGAATAACATGCTTCTCCAGCGCTTTGACGACATACGGTTTTGCCTCCTTGTCGACCGTGATACCCACCATCAGGCCATACTGCCGGATCTCAAGAATCTGCAGATGTTTTGCGGCAAGTTTTTGTACCTCATCATTGATAAAGGAGCCAATTTCCAGAGCGTGCTCCATAAGGTTATCCTCCTCGATAGCCTTGATCATGGCAACTCCTGCGGCACATGCAACCGGATTGCCGCCGAAGGTTGTTCCGTGGTTGCCGTAGGTCAAAACATTGGCAACCTTTTCACTGCCTATAACCGCCGATAACGGCAGGCCGCCTCCCAGCGGTTTGGCAAGGCAGACCAGATCGGGGTCAGCATTCACCTGCGTATAGCTGAAAAACGTGCCGGTTCTTCCGCATCCAGCCTGAATGTCATCAGCGACAATCAGGAAGTTATATTGCTCTCTCAGCTCTTTAAGCCGGTCAATAAAGGGTTGCGAAATGTGGTGAATCCCACCCTCGCCCTGAACCACCTCAATAAAAACAGCCGCAGTTTTCCCGGAGACCTTTGCTTCAAGGTCTGCAATATCGTTAAAGGCAATCATGCCTGTGCCGGGAAGGAGCGGATCGAAACCGTCGCTGTATTTTGCTTTTGCTGTCAGCGACAGGGCACCGTACGTTCTTCCATGAAAACAGTTGCTCAGTGAGAGCACCTCTTTTTTCTCCTCATCGCCCCCTTGAGCAGCCCATTTCCGTGCAATCTTGATGGCCGCCTCAATGGCTTCCGTGCCGCTGTTGGCAAAAAAGACCTTTGAGAGTCCGGAGAGTGAGAGCAGCTTTGCAGCAAGCTCAAACTGCGGCTCCATCATAAAAAGGTTCGACACATGGATAAGCTTCGCTGCCTGGGAGCTGATGGCATCCACCAGACGCTTGTCGCCGTAGCCAAGCGCATTGACGCCAATGCCCGCAATCATGTCGAGATAACGCGTTCCGTCATCGCTGACAAGCCATCCCCCTTCGCCATGCGTTACGGCAATGGGAAGCCGGGCATAATTGTGAAAAAAAAGCTCTTTTTCGGTTTCCTGGTTTACGGCTACTCTTTTCATGCTGTTTTCTTCTTTATAACAAAGTATACTATAGTCTAATCCGTTTTAAGTGAGTATAAGAAAAATGCCTTATAAGTTGCTATACATCTTTTTGCCAGCACTCTCTCTGGTACTGATAACAACGTTCCCTCTTCCCATAATTCTTCCTGACTTGTATTTTGTGAGCATGATTATTGGTCGTGCAACAAGAAAGGCTGAGCTTAACCTGAAAAGCAATCATGAGGCACTATCATGCGGGCATGATACCGTTGCCAACGGTTTATAACTCAACGTCGTGCAATCTGTTGACAGGTGATATTGTCTTGATTTTATTGTTATTGCCGTAGAACAGCGTTATCTTTTGGTGATCTGTTGCTGGTTTCAAGATTTTTCCTGAAAGCCGGAAAAAAGAGCTTTTTTTCTTCAGGCTGTTGTGTTTGGTGTCGGTTTTTTTAACAACGAAAGATGCTCTTATGACCGTTACCTGGTTACATATCTCTGATTTCCATATTGGCAGTGGTGACGGGTATGATACGGATGTTGTTCTGAAGGCATTGATCCGCTCAGTCAAAAGATTTTACGATACCGGGCGTAAGCCTGACCTGATATTTGCGACAGGAGATATTGCCAAATCAGGAAAAAAGGGTGAATATGAGCGAGCCACCGTTTTCTTTAATGACCTCCTCGAAGCTGCGGATTTACAGCGGCACCAGCTCTTTATTGTGCCCGGTAACCATGATGTTGATCCTGTCAATGATAGAGGCCTTCTTCCAACGCTGGAAACTGAGCAAAAATCTTTTGAATATTTTATACCGGGTGAGCAAAGCCTGCACATTGTCAAAAAATTAGGCGCTTTTCGTGACTGGTATAACGGCTACTTTGATGGAATCAGGGTAATGCCGGATGATACGACCTGCGGTTATGTGGAAGTTGCCGAGGTCAGGGGTGTGTGTCTGGCGATTTTGCCACTGAACTCGGCACTTTTTACCAAGGGAGGTACTGGAGACTATCAGAAACTCATTATTGGCCGGCGTTGCCTTCAGCCCGCAATAGAGAGGATGAAGGTACTCAAGGCCGATTTGAAGATTGGTATCATCCACCATCCTCTCGACTGGCTTGCCTATTTCGAGGAGGAGAATATCAGGGCCACTCTGCATGGCACACTTGACATTCTGCTTCGTGGCCATCTTCACAAAACGGTAGCCGAACAGGTTCTTTCCGGCTCCGGCGAGCTTTTGCATGTTGCTGCAGGAGCCTCATACAATGAACGCAAATGGCCAAATCGTGCTATTTACTCCACCTTTCATGACGGGCAGCTCACTCTTTTCCCGATTCGGTATGAGGATAGCCCTGAAGAGATATGGACGGTTGACCCTTCTGTATATCCTCATGACTTCGGTTATGAACGTGCTTTTCGGATTTCCCGGTTTTTTCCGGAGTCAACAATACCCCATTCTCTCGTACTCAAGGAAAAGCTTTTTCTGCAGGAGGAAGAAAAATACCATAACCAGCTTTATCAGGAACTGCACACCATATCCCTGCTCGGATCATCCGTTATCCAACCCTTCCCGCTTCAACTGAAAGATATTTTTATTCCACTTGAACTCTATGACGGTGCCCACAGCAACCAGGCAATGGAGAGGCAGATGGTTGGCCGTGGTGCCGAGGATGTTTTATCTCATTCGTCCCCAGCTTATGTGATGAGCGAGTGTTTCAGAAAATGCACAACACTTCTCGTTATTGGTGATCCCGGTTCAGGGAAAACAACCCTCATGAAATTTTATGCACTGACTTGCCTTGGCAAGAATCTTCCTCTCTCAAGTACTGACCTTGGTTTTCAGGAGCCCACTTTTGTCTTTTATCTGCCGCTTCGTGACCTTGAACGGGGAAAGAGCGGCTATCCACCCCTTTCATCCAGCCTGGCTGGGTGGGCGAAGCGCCACTCTCTTCCAATCAGCAGCAGGGTGTTTCGGGAATGGCTTGAAAGCAGAACCTCCCTTGTGCTGCTTGACGGGCTCGATGAGGTGAGCGAACCCGAAAGACGCAAAGAGATATGCCGCTGGATCAAAGATATGGTCGGCTTGTTCAGCAAAGCCCGCTTTGTGGTGACTTCAAGACCGACAGGCTACAGGCAGGCGGAGGGTATTGCTCTTGATTTTCAGCATCAGCGTGTTGCTGTCAAAGACTTTTCGCCATCGCAGCAGGTTACCTTTTTGAAAAAATGGTACGGGGCGGCATTCATGCATGATATCCGACCTGAAATGACGCATGAAGATGAGTGGCAAAAGCAGCAGCAAGAGAAGGCGACGGAACTCGCCAACACCATGGTTGTCTACCTGCAGAAGCCTGAAAACAAGGGAGTCTGCGAGCTTGCCGCGATTCCGATGCTTTTGCAGATCATGGCTATTCTCTGGAAAGAGCGGAAGTTTTTTCCCGGAAGAAGGATGGAACTCTACAGTGCAGCACTTGATTACCTTCTCGATTATCGCGACAGGGAGCGTAAGATGGAACCGCTTGTTTGTGCAGCAGATGCGAGGCGTCTGCTTGCACCGGTTGCACTCTGGATGCAGAGAGAGCTGAAAACAGATGAAGCCGATCAGCGTGCGCTGCACCTGAAAATGGAGCAGAAGCTTGAAAGGCTGGGTCAAGCCCGAAGCGTATCAGATATTTGCACGAATCTTGTCAATCGGACAGGTGTGCTGGTTGCTTATGGAAACCGGTATATTTTTCGGCATAAAACCTTCCGAGAATACCTTGCAGCAGTTCAGCTCAAAGAGGAGTTGTTCGATTCCACTTGTATTCCTTTGCTTGTCAAGCAGTTTGGTGAGGAGAGCGGCTGGTGGGATGAGGTGATCAAATTTTTTATGGCGCAGTCCAATGAGCGTATATTCGATGCCTTTATGAAAAAGCTTTTCGCTTCTCCGGTCAGCCTTGATTTTTCACCAAAACAGAAGGCTCTTCTGACGGCTGTTCTGGAAGAAGCGCCTGAAAAAACCGTCGATGCCCTCGTTGCGGCACTTTGCAGCCGAAAGAAGACGTCTCCCTACCGGCAGCGTTCCATTCTGCAATGTCTGAAAGCCGTTCGTCAGCCGAAAGCGCTTGACGCCCTTCGTCGCTTCAGGGAGCAAGATCTGGCGTTGAATCAGGAGATTGCAGGGATGGCTGAAGATGTCATCCGTTCTCTCGACAAATCTGACGGTTTCCTGTCCCTTCCTTTTCAGGCGGAAGCAGCAGAACCGATAACACCGGCGCATCGTCCGTCATCATTCCGCAACCCCTTTGAGCATGATGCCCACTATATCCTGATTCCCGGAGGAAGATATCTCTTCTCTGTGACGGGGAGTAAGGTCACGATTCCTGACCTCTATGTTGCAAAATATCCGGTGACCAACCTGCAGTACCGCACCTTTATCAATTTTCTTGATGCGAGAGCGCCGGAGTTTGACGCGACACTCTCCCTCAACTCTTTTCAGGAGGCTTTGTATGAAATGGCTCGTCTGCAAGACAAAGGTATTCCCGGGCTTCAGGACTATCTGAACGAGAAAAAATCGCTTGTTGCCCGGTTCAGATCGGAAGAGGATGCCAACAGAAAGTTCAACAGGGATGAGCAGCCGGTTGTGGGGGTGAGCTGGTATGCTGCCCGGGCCTACTGCCTCTGGCTCTCGATGCTTGCAGGTGATCCTGAGTCGTATAATCTTCCTGCGGAGCAAGAGTGGGAGTGGGCAGCCGGTGGGCAGCGTCATAAACCGCAGGAGGTGTTGGAGGTGAGCCCTTATCCCTGGGGCGAAGAGCTGCCAACACCCAAACATGCGAATTACGGTTTAAACGAGGATGCAACGACTCCTGTCGGCAATTACCCTGATGGTAAAACTCCAGAAGGGTTGTTCGATATGGCTGGAAATGTGTGGGAGTGGATGGATAATAAATACAAAAAAAATACATCTGCCCGTGCGTTGCGCGGCGGTTCCTGGAACAATAATCCCGACTTTCTGCGTTGCTCTGCCCGGTACCTCAGTCATCCGGCGCTCAGGGTCGGCTATTTTGGCTTTCGGGTTGTCCGTTCCAGTCCCTCTTCCTGAAATTCTGACATTCTGATTTCTGGAACTCTGGATACGTTTTTTATCAGGTACCTCGAAACTGGTGTACAGTCGCTGGACTCAAACCGCCGAAAGGGGCTGTGGTCACTCATCCTGATCGTTATACGGTTCTTCTCCAGCTCTCCACACCAGCCAGACGCGGATAAGGCGCCAGATACCGTAAGCGCCGGTCAGCAGGGCATAAAGGCGGAGATCCTCTTTCATCCCGGCAGGGGAGATGTCCGGGAAAAAGAGGAGATAGAGGGCTATCCCGATAAAAGTACCTCCCAGAAGCAGCCCCATGACCATTCCGGCAGCGCTTTTCTGCATCACTCCTTTTTCGCTTTTTCTTTCCGAAGTGCACAGGAATCGGCATCAGGATAGAAGCGCCACTCCCGGTTGACAATCAGACGGGCGCCATAGCTGAAGGTAAAGTACGACCATCCCCACTGCAAAAGCACAAAGACCCGGTGACGGAAGCTGGTCAGGAAGTAGATATGCACCAGAAGCCAGGTGAACCAGGCAAAAATTCCGTCAAATTTCAGACCACCAAACTCAACGATAGCCTTGTTTTTTCCGATGGTGGCCATCTGTCCTTTGTCGCGGTATCGGAATACCTTTCTTGCCTTTGTTTTCAGGTCAAGTAAAATGTTTTTGCCGATAGCCCGACCCTGCTGTAACGCTACGGGAGCAAGTCCCGGCAAAGGGTTTCCGTTCTCTGAAACAAAGTGCGCAAGGTCGCCGCCTACAAATATCTCCGGATGGCCCGGAATGCTGAGATCTTCGCTGACCACGATGCGCCCGATACGGTCGGTTTCCACTCCCTCCATTGTTTTGCCGATCTCAATGGCAGTCACGCCAGCCGCCCAGAGCACGGTTGCCGCTTCGATACGCTCATTACCGATTTGTACCCCGTCGGCGTCAACCTCGCTGACCATACTGTTGGTCCAGACCTGCACACCAAGCTTCTCAAGCGACCGGGTCGCCTTGCTTGCAAGATCAGGAGAAAAAGAGCCAAGAATGCGCGGAGCAGCCTCAACAATAAAGATGCGGGTAAGCTTGGGGTCAATGTTCCGGTAAAACTTGGAGAGGGTATAGCGGCTCATTTCACCGATAGAACCAGCAAGCTCAACCCCGGTTGGCCCGCCGCCGACAATGACAAAGGTGAGCAGTTTTTTGCGCTCGACAAAATCAGTTGTCCGCTCAGCCCGTTCATAAGCCTCCATCACCCGCCGCCGTATCTCTTTGGCCTGTGCAAGGGTTTTCAGCCCTGGGGCAAACTC
The DNA window shown above is from Pelodictyon phaeoclathratiforme BU-1 and carries:
- a CDS encoding MotA/TolQ/ExbB proton channel family protein; translated protein: MKQGFFTAALIVVTYVVSLGFYVWMGTTPPESIFHAIWKGGPVVSVLMALILMLIAYIVERIIALNKASGKGNIPEFVRSLKQDIDNGSIDQAIAKCDDHQSSLAAVLRTVLDRYKKLVQHNVTDREKKISEMEKAVEEATIMEMPLLEKNLVAISTIASISTMVGLLGTTLGMIRAFAAMATSGAPDAVQLSLGISEALFNTAIGILGGIMGIVTYNVFTSRVDRFSYMIDEAAFYIIQTLGTGKPE
- a CDS encoding ExbD/TolR family protein, which translates into the protein MGIVDSPNGRRSNKKGRKHSKRIGFHLDMTPMVDVAFLLLTFFMLTTTFSKANTMEINIPPDKAEVKVVESNVMTLRIADNVMAYCSLGDEAPRRIPLYDPLDTHQLALSGELRQLLRQQTAANTKLVIVVKISEKAKYKHLVDIIDELNLMKIDRFSLDDYTEQDAVEIQRAI
- a CDS encoding ExbD/TolR family protein → MSRIKAKRIGFRIDMTPMVDVAFLLLTFFMLTTKFRPPEVVKIDLPSSHSELKLPESDVLTVTVGGDNTFFMGVSSQQSRVKIFNAVVKPKLQAAGLSSVAVADSLKKFKLAENFRVGRDELDKFVVMARFADQKLRPVIRADADAGFDAVNHVIKVYKKANLLTFNLITVLEREAR
- a CDS encoding NAD(P)/FAD-dependent oxidoreductase, with product MKKRVVIIGGGFAGLNTARVLGNKEDIEITLIDRKNYHLFQPLLYQVAMAALGEGDIAAPLRNMLANYRNVTVFKGIVEHIDMENKTVVTDFHNIPYDYLVLACGVQHHYFGHNEWEEFAPGLKTLAQAKEIRRRVMEAYERAERTTDFVERKKLLTFVIVGGGPTGVELAGSIGEMSRYTLSKFYRNIDPKLTRIFIVEAAPRILGSFSPDLASKATRSLEKLGVQVWTNSMVSEVDADGVQIGNERIEAATVLWAAGVTAIEIGKTMEGVETDRIGRIVVSEDLSIPGHPEIFVGGDLAHFVSENGNPLPGLAPVALQQGRAIGKNILLDLKTKARKVFRYRDKGQMATIGKNKAIVEFGGLKFDGIFAWFTWLLVHIYFLTSFRHRVFVLLQWGWSYFTFSYGARLIVNREWRFYPDADSCALRKEKAKKE
- a CDS encoding SUMF1/EgtB/PvdO family nonheme iron enzyme, whose protein sequence is MTVTWLHISDFHIGSGDGYDTDVVLKALIRSVKRFYDTGRKPDLIFATGDIAKSGKKGEYERATVFFNDLLEAADLQRHQLFIVPGNHDVDPVNDRGLLPTLETEQKSFEYFIPGEQSLHIVKKLGAFRDWYNGYFDGIRVMPDDTTCGYVEVAEVRGVCLAILPLNSALFTKGGTGDYQKLIIGRRCLQPAIERMKVLKADLKIGIIHHPLDWLAYFEEENIRATLHGTLDILLRGHLHKTVAEQVLSGSGELLHVAAGASYNERKWPNRAIYSTFHDGQLTLFPIRYEDSPEEIWTVDPSVYPHDFGYERAFRISRFFPESTIPHSLVLKEKLFLQEEEKYHNQLYQELHTISLLGSSVIQPFPLQLKDIFIPLELYDGAHSNQAMERQMVGRGAEDVLSHSSPAYVMSECFRKCTTLLVIGDPGSGKTTLMKFYALTCLGKNLPLSSTDLGFQEPTFVFYLPLRDLERGKSGYPPLSSSLAGWAKRHSLPISSRVFREWLESRTSLVLLDGLDEVSEPERRKEICRWIKDMVGLFSKARFVVTSRPTGYRQAEGIALDFQHQRVAVKDFSPSQQVTFLKKWYGAAFMHDIRPEMTHEDEWQKQQQEKATELANTMVVYLQKPENKGVCELAAIPMLLQIMAILWKERKFFPGRRMELYSAALDYLLDYRDRERKMEPLVCAADARRLLAPVALWMQRELKTDEADQRALHLKMEQKLERLGQARSVSDICTNLVNRTGVLVAYGNRYIFRHKTFREYLAAVQLKEELFDSTCIPLLVKQFGEESGWWDEVIKFFMAQSNERIFDAFMKKLFASPVSLDFSPKQKALLTAVLEEAPEKTVDALVAALCSRKKTSPYRQRSILQCLKAVRQPKALDALRRFREQDLALNQEIAGMAEDVIRSLDKSDGFLSLPFQAEAAEPITPAHRPSSFRNPFEHDAHYILIPGGRYLFSVTGSKVTIPDLYVAKYPVTNLQYRTFINFLDARAPEFDATLSLNSFQEALYEMARLQDKGIPGLQDYLNEKKSLVARFRSEEDANRKFNRDEQPVVGVSWYAARAYCLWLSMLAGDPESYNLPAEQEWEWAAGGQRHKPQEVLEVSPYPWGEELPTPKHANYGLNEDATTPVGNYPDGKTPEGLFDMAGNVWEWMDNKYKKNTSARALRGGSWNNNPDFLRCSARYLSHPALRVGYFGFRVVRSSPSS
- a CDS encoding energy transducer TonB is translated as MSSKLDNMHEEARKKALSWSFQEEFLDTDRLRQLSYGNLVLRRQAHLFLSHGVITAIVLLGCFWLVTANWQTLVSLTGLFKKDEPMVECYEVVTSVTQLPPPPPLDIPEPVPVTPSSPAVAAPPNVGKIKQVSQEEVPLQQTLATQKELKQAIQTQGTGSGSGSASSGDEVPMFVPCEKMPGFLDQKKPAYPEMARTAGITGKVFVSVLIGEDGRPIKAKVMKRIPADCDVFDAVALKSVMESKYYPGIQNGSPIKVWFTVPIRFQLD
- a CDS encoding aspartate aminotransferase family protein, with the translated sequence MKRVAVNQETEKELFFHNYARLPIAVTHGEGGWLVSDDGTRYLDMIAGIGVNALGYGDKRLVDAISSQAAKLIHVSNLFMMEPQFELAAKLLSLSGLSKVFFANSGTEAIEAAIKIARKWAAQGGDEEKKEVLSLSNCFHGRTYGALSLTAKAKYSDGFDPLLPGTGMIAFNDIADLEAKVSGKTAAVFIEVVQGEGGIHHISQPFIDRLKELREQYNFLIVADDIQAGCGRTGTFFSYTQVNADPDLVCLAKPLGGGLPLSAVIGSEKVANVLTYGNHGTTFGGNPVACAAGVAMIKAIEEDNLMEHALEIGSFINDEVQKLAAKHLQILEIRQYGLMVGITVDKEAKPYVVKALEKHVILNATSVNVIRLLPPLTISREEAQHCITVLDEIFTEEAATAEQSC